From one Rosa rugosa chromosome 4, drRosRugo1.1, whole genome shotgun sequence genomic stretch:
- the LOC133742707 gene encoding protein NRT1/ PTR FAMILY 5.10-like — MAISQRDDPLDHKTPLLQNDVEAAVLDFRDSSFPKSSGGWRSAAFIIGVGCAERFAFYGVSSNLVTFLSGPLGESTATAAENVNTWSGTASLLPLLGAVVADSFLGRYRTIVFSSLLYILGLGLLSFSAKLPSLTGSDCGNSSQLTSCYSQLQVIFFYFSLYLVAVGQGGNKPCIQAFGADQFDGQDPVESKAKSSFFNWWYFGICSGSLCTRLISSYIQDNFSWVLGFGIPCIVMALGLFVFLSGTRTYRYSVEGDGKSPYARIAKVFVAAFKNWRTTPSEPLANPPHQSSEKYKFLNKALLPDSDLKEYNKVCTVSEVEEAKVVLSLFPIWSTCLVYAIVLAQMSTFFTKQGATLDREIVAGFEIPAASLQSFTSLIIILFIPIYERVFVPMASAFTGKPSGITTLQRIGVGIFLAALSMIAAALVEKKRLETAQEYALVDMPHVTIPMGVWWLIPQYLLIGVSDVFSMVGLQEFFYDQVPNELRSVGVALYLSIFGVGNFLSSFLISAIEEATSGVGRVSWFSNNLNRAHLDYFYWLLAALSVVELGVFTYFAKSYRYKQER, encoded by the exons ATGGCCATTTCTCAGCGTGATGATCCCCTCGACCACAAAACCCCATTGCTCCAAAACGACGTCGAGGCGGCCGTTTTGGACTTCAGAGACTCCTCCTTCCCGAAAAGCTCAGGCGGCTGGCGCTCCGCCGCCTTTATAATCG GTGTGGGATGTGCGGAGAGGTTCGCATTCTATGGCGTCAGCTCCAACCTCGTGACGTTTCTGAGCGGGCCGTTGGGGGAGTCGACAGCGACGGCGGCTGAGAATGTGAACACGTGGTCAGGAACGGCGTCGTTGCTTCCCTTGCTCGGAGCCGTCGTCGCCGATTCGTTTCTCGGTCGCTACCGCACCATCGTTTTCTCTTCTCTGCTCTATATCCTG GGGCTAGGCTTGTTGAGTTTCTCGGCCAAGCTTCCCTCTCTCACTGGTTCTGATTGCGGAAACAGCAGTCAGTTGACATCGTGCTATTCTCAGCTCCAAGTAATATTCTTCTACTTCTCTCTATATCTGGTAGCTGTAGGGCAAGGCGGAAACAAACCTTGCATACAAGCTTTCGGAGCTGATCAGTTCGATGGACAAGATCCAGTGGAGAGCAAAGCCAAAAGCTCATTCTTTAATTGGTGGTACTTTGGTATCTGCTCAGGCTCCTTATGTACGCGATTGATATCAAGCTACATACAGGACAACTTCAGTTGGGTTCTGGGATTTGGAATTCCTTGTATTGTGATGGCCCTTGGCCTATTTGTTTTCTTGTCCGGAACAAGAACTTATAGGTACAGCGTTGAAGGGGATGGGAAAAGCCCATATGCCAGAATTGCTAAGGTTTTTGTTGCTGCATTTAAGAATTGGCGAACTACTCCTTCAGAGCCTCTTGCAAACCCGCCTCACCAAAGTTCCGAAAaatacaa GTTCCTCAACAAGGCGTTGCTACCTGATAGTGATTTGAAGGAATATAACAAGGTCTGTACTGTCTCTGAGGTAGAAGAAGCAAAGGTTGTTCTTAGTCTATTTCCTATATGGAGTACATGCCTGGTATATGCTATTGTGCTTGCACAGATGTCGACTTTCTTTACCAAGCAAGGGGCGACACTGGACAGAGAAATTGTAGCCGGCTTTGAGATACCAGCTGCTTCACTTCAGTCTTTTACTAGCCTCATTATTATTCTCTTCATTCCTATTTATGAGCGTGTCTTTGTTCCGATGGCAAGTGCTTTCACTGGAAAACCCTCTGGCATTACAACGCTACAAAGAATCGGAGTTGGGATATTTTTAGCTGCTCTTTCCATGATAGCTGCAGCTTTAGTTGAGAAGAAAAGGCTTGAAACTGCTCAAGAGTATGCTCTGGTTGATATGCCACATGTTACAATTCCAATGGGCGTGTGGTGGTTGATTCCTCAGTACTTGTTGATTGGAGTGTCTGATGTTTTCTCGATGGTTGGTCTGCAAGAGTTTTTCTACGATCAGGTACCAAATGAACTAAGAAGTGTAGGAGTTGCCCTCTACCTCAGTATCTTTGGTGTGGGAAACTTTTTAAGCAGCTTTCTTATCTCGGCCATAGAGGAAGCAACCAGCGGAGTAGGCCGAGTTAGCTGGTTTTCCAATAATCTGAATCGTGCACATCTTGATTACTTTTACTGGCTACTCGCTGCACTCAGTGTAGTGGAACTGGGTGTCTTCACATACTTCGCAAAATCTTACCGATATAAGCAGGAGAGGTAG